From the Cryptomeria japonica chromosome 2, Sugi_1.0, whole genome shotgun sequence genome, one window contains:
- the LOC131032214 gene encoding ethylene-responsive transcription factor ERF017-like, with protein MNTSPQQDQPLDSEKEDCRQFKGIRMRKWGKWVSEVRIPNSQAKICLGSYDTAEQAARAFDAAIYCLRRPYANFNFPDTIPAIPSASSLSRRQIQLAAAKYEAEILPKSSLISETEALIDIQQSSEELDLEFLESLFEDENRFFNSEKFPALDASTSESTPLTEMQRPAESIKVTKISCQKFRMGRCRCNPSSLE; from the exons ATGAACACATCACCTCAACAAGATCAGCCATTAGACTCTGAGAAAGAAGACTGCAGGCAATTTAAGGGAATTCGGATGAGGAAATGGGGAAAATGGGTGTCGGAAGTGAGAATACCCAATTCCCAAGCTAAAATTTGTCTTGGCTCTTACGACACCGCTGAACAGGCAGCCCGTGCTTTCGACGCCGCCATTTATTGTCTGAGAAGACCTTACGCCAATTTCAATTTTCCGGACACCATACCCGCAATTCCGTCTGCTTCATCGCTTTCCCGGCGGCAGATTCAGCTTGCAGCGGCCAAATAC GAGGCCGAGATTCTGCCCAAATCGTCCTTAATTTCGGAAACGGAGGCGTTGATTGACATTCAACAGAGTTCCGAGGAACTGGAtcttgaatttcttgaatctttgtTCGAGGATGAGAATCGGTTCTTCAATTCTGAGAAATTCCCGGCACTTGACGCATCGACGTCGGAATCGACGCCATTAACAGAGATGCAGAGACCTGCAGAGTCGATTAAAGTGACGAAAATTTCCTGTCAGAAATTTCGTATGGGACGGTGTAGATGCAATCCAAGCTCTCTGGAGTGA